AGGTACATGTAGTATATACGTGACTATTTGTACCCAAGTCTGACCATAACTCCATAACTGGTAACCatattaggacgtggttgaccaacacACTTGACCAAGTAAAccatctgccgagcaacccaaggtgagttcacacactaagaGCATGCGTCCCatggagggacacggacaaactgccatcTTTCGGAAAAATACTTTCAAACTATTATTTTCGGGGGAAATACGAATGGGTACCTttaaattactatctccggggggatacgtttggatattatttataaatcacaactagcaaaactAAACGAATCTCTATCATGAAAAGTCCCTGCTTACAActccgattaatcgccgggggcgaacgggttattagttgatagcgctattaggtttgacaacctcacaccgtgaccgggggaatcgggcgtgaactagtagagcttgcatcttggtcaatgatgatagacattgactcgagGCACAACAACTTTACGTCAGCAGTTTCGGTAtcgacagtttagtgagcttacagatggtttagctccccataacgtgattataaatgtcttatctaaacaacttacgtttttcAAAAGTTAAAACTGGACGACTCGTGAACTCGctaacattatgttgataccctactgcatgctttgcaagtacacagtgactcaggagcttgcagcttggggatgtgtagtggtcgtctaaacccgtgtgttgggtttctTAAATAATTTAGAAACTTGATCTTTTGTTGAACCTATTCTagtatgcttccgctacttacttaAACTGTTATTTGAACTTAACAACTTTTGGATTTTAACTATGATTATCACTGATCCTTATGGTTGGTGAATGCTACTATTTTTATTGTTCAGTATGATTGATGGCTGgatcgtcacacgcctcgcggtagtactccacttgtggattttgagggtgtgacagtagatctcccttccataggGTCCGTAAGAAAATTCACAGGGGCCTCTTTCTTAGAAGAAATCACATCTCATGATGTCCCACAAAACGTCTCGCACCTAGTAATGCCGGTACTTAAACCCAGGGAGCTCTTTACAGTATCTAAAGCCCTTAATTTATTTGTATACACGCTAGAGCATACTCCCTTTTCTTCCAAGTTTAAggccaacaccaccaccaccataaacaGAAGCTGGTGAACCTATTTTTATGTTCTTTTCATTAAAGCGATCTCATTTCAACACGAGCAAATTTAGGTCAGAACTCGTTTTGACCCAAACACCTATTTTTATGTTCTTTTGATTAAAGCTATCTCATTTCAACACGAGCAAATTTAGGTTAGAACTCTTTTTGAcccaaacaatatttttttttttttttgaacggcaaatttggatcactgacggaccactatagtatcatcgtgccaccagcggaaccacccgatcatatccatctccactaggcataaagcctatacaccaattcaggagaaaacccaataaatatgggaaaaacccccttgtgagaatcgaacccaggacccaaacaatattattaatatttttttaaaaagagGCGCATTTTAGCCTGGACCAAGCTTGACTTGTTATCCAGCCTGCCGTGCTCGTGCTACCTGGCTTATGTTGAAGTCACTTAAAGAAAGTATTAACACTTAAAAATTAAAACAAAGTATAGACATAAATATAACTTTAAGTACATTATCAATGACCATATAGATACACACCAGCTTATGAGCTTGGTTTAACATAGTTCTTACAAGTCTCGTAACATTTTCATACAAATTACCATTTCCTACAGTTTTGGCTGAACCTTGATGACGATGACAATGAAGATCCTACCCCTTTTGTTAAACTCATAGCCGCAATTCGATTTGATAACCACCCATTCTCAAAATTCCTtccaaaattaaaaaagaaaaaaaaaaaacgaacacACATTCAACTTTGGTATATCTCAAATTAGCTTCAATGTTATTATGAATCAAAATAGGCCAAAATTTTATGTctcttaaaaaataataaatggaATATTCGTACCCATCATCGTGCTCTTCTAAGGTGTTTGTGATCAATCGACTCAAACACTCGTCCTGGTCAGCCTCGTGGTAACAACAACGAACCTTCGCATTGTCCACTAAACGCTCCCAAATTTCGCTGCTAGACTTCAAAGTGTCTCCATTTCCCAATATCCACAGACAATGCCTTAACAAACGAAAAAAGTTATCTAAACCACTATTTTCACAAACTGATGGGACGTGCCGTCGGATAGGAAACCGATCAGACTGGTTGAACCGgatttcattttcttttattatttttattatatatatttttctttaaacATCTATGTGGAAACATTGTCATAAAGAACTCGCCATACAAAAATTAAAATGTTTATGTAGGTTACCTTGCTCGGGTTAGAGCCACATTTGCTCTTTGGCGCGTACCAAGAAAACCAATCGAATCACTCCCGACACCGGTCACAGTTGATATAATTATCACGTCTTCTTCACAACCTTGGAATCCATCAACAGTTCCAACCTTCACATAAAAGTCTTCTCCAGTTTGATAAATGTCCCCAAGTTTCTTTTGTATTGCAGTAACTTGAGCTTTATACGGTGCAATGCAACCGACGCTAATCTTTTGTTTGTTCTTCACAGATTctgtatatatattattatagaGATTATATTAGTCGGGGTTTTTTGTAATATTCATGACTATAATATGTATATGATTAATGATTTGATTAGATATAAACAGTTGGTGATAATAGACAATTAATATTTATGTCCTTATTGTTTATGTATCAACTTAAGGACGACAAAAAATTTAAAACCACTTGATGGAAAATAATAATGAAAAGAGGTACCTTTATGAAGTTTCGCAAGCAGCTCAACAACGACAGCAACTTCCACCATGTttttcccactatatccatcAAACTCGACTTTCCCTTGGGCTAAATGTATAAAAGAGTATGATCCAAACATGTCTCCTTCAAGAAACTGTTTTTTGTAGCTGTTTTCTTCTACATTTGGACCATTAAGTAGCTTATCACCATAGAATTCTTTGTTTGGAAACAAGCTTATATCGGGATGCATTCTGTATTGGACATTTAGCAAGTGTGTCGTGTGTTCTAGCGACACTAATCTCTCAAATAAACTCCTGCCAAACTGTGCCTCCTTACATATCTGCCAAGTTCAGCTTATTAATGAAATATTAATGCATTAAACATTTACAAAGTTGCGTAATGTTGCCAACTACATACATACCTTGCTTGTAACCATAGCAGGGAGTTGTCTTTCGTCTCCAATGAGTACAACATCACGAAGACGAGAGAGTTGCAAAGGGATAACAGATTCACATTCTCTAAGTTGACCAGCTTCATCGACGACCAATAACTCGACATTAGTCTGATCAAGGGAGTGCAATCTACTTGAGCTCGACGCAGTGCAGAACACCGAACATGCATTCATCAAACAAAAATTCCCAGCTTCTTGATCATCTTTGAAGTTAGGGAAAGAAACGGTTTCACAAAGGACTTCATTAGCTGTTTGAAGGAAATCCTTTGTGACCATAAACTCCGTGAGAGTTATCTCCGTTTGTTCAGAAATGGCAAACGGTTGGATAACTGAATCACCGAGTGACTGAACCAAGCTGATTAGTGTCATCATTTTCTTTGCTAGTTTTAAAGTAACAAAAGAAGTTGGCATGTGTGTGTATAAGTTTCTGACCATAGTTGTCAGTTCTTCTGCAAGAACATTGAATCTTTTTGTGATAAACTCTCTAATAGATAGCTTATCATCGTCGCTTTTCTTGTTTTTCATCACCTTTTCCTTCAAAccaaactcatcatcatcatcactatcttcagCATCATCACTATCTGTTTCATCATCCGCCTTTCTTTCACTGCTTACGTTATACAAACGGTATTCAGCTTCTGGGAATTTTAGTAAACGTATCATAGATCCTGCCTTGCTTCGCCAACCTATAATAGGAGACAAACAAGCAGCAAGAGCCGATACGCGGTTTTCTAGAAACACTTGACTGAGTTCTTGAAAATCATCGATTTTCATTCGTTTACCATTCCCAAATATAACTATGTCTCCATAACCATAAGGGGCATACTTGAGTGAACCTGTTACAAGACTCATGAAACGTTTTGTAACTTCTAACACAGCATTATTTGTCGGGGCACAAGTTAATGTGCAACATTTCAGTTCCCATAGAGCGAATAAAAGACAACCGGTGGTCTTTGTTTTTCCTGTCCCGGGTGGACCCCATATCAGGTTTACGCTCTCCTGATGATGGCATTCTCTAGCCGTGATGCAACTCCAGACCGCGGTTTCTTGGGATGAATTCAAATTAAAACCGCACATTGCTTCTTGCAAGATCGGTGAAGCAGATTTCTTCGTATCTTCAACGGTACATATTGCACATTTTTCTTT
Above is a window of Helianthus annuus cultivar XRQ/B chromosome 14, HanXRQr2.0-SUNRISE, whole genome shotgun sequence DNA encoding:
- the LOC110909222 gene encoding uncharacterized ATP-dependent helicase C29A10.10c is translated as MSSSSSWRKPETKNRELIDVVFAWSILDVLNKDFYKNKVNKIPERFSSSTAYTKSFVDPLLEETHAELLSSMNGISRASTRGIMVISEEKKDIKFPNYYLYSIYFEKKSRSENYEPEVGDLIVLTNVKPRRVNDLRPYVIASVQRVHNEDHATTQVISSKPIPFSWIQSHKGGKVINKVFAVNLMNLTTNTRIWQALHSSLDGNKNMKMINKVLQTDSMGKEKCAICTVEDTKKSASPILQEAMCGFNLNSSQETAVWSCITARECHHQESVNLIWGPPGTGKTKTTGCLLFALWELKCCTLTCAPTNNAVLEVTKRFMSLVTGSLKYAPYGYGDIVIFGNGKRMKIDDFQELSQVFLENRVSALAACLSPIIGWRSKAGSMIRLLKFPEAEYRLYNVSSERKADDETDSDDAEDSDDDDEFGLKEKVMKNKKSDDDKLSIREFITKRFNVLAEELTTMVRNLYTHMPTSFVTLKLAKKMMTLISLVQSLGDSVIQPFAISEQTEITLTEFMVTKDFLQTANEVLCETVSFPNFKDDQEAGNFCLMNACSVFCTASSSSRLHSLDQTNVELLVVDEAGQLRECESVIPLQLSRLRDVVLIGDERQLPAMVTSKICKEAQFGRSLFERLVSLEHTTHLLNVQYRMHPDISLFPNKEFYGDKLLNGPNVEENSYKKQFLEGDMFGSYSFIHLAQGKVEFDGYSGKNMVEVAVVVELLAKLHKESVKNKQKISVGCIAPYKAQVTAIQKKLGDIYQTGEDFYVKVGTVDGFQGCEEDVIIISTVTGVGSDSIGFLGTRQRANVALTRARHCLWILGNGDTLKSSSEIWERLVDNAKVRCCYHEADQDECLSRLITNTLEEHDDGNFENGWLSNRIAAMSLTKGVGSSLSSSSRFSQNCRKW